In the genome of Quercus robur chromosome 3, dhQueRobu3.1, whole genome shotgun sequence, one region contains:
- the LOC126716965 gene encoding uncharacterized protein LOC126716965 isoform X2, translating to MDCRVLQLVIQSAQGLRNVNRVTTMKPYALVSIRDNHNNLYSSEEKTPEDAEGGSNPTWNSPVTFNLDITKAKESNLELVVKLMSLRTDHWFRDKEIGEVRVFITKLLEGFGGEAKADAVVAEKQMSASVMTTDEKPEGTLVFSYKFESVTTVQKPAGQRQINSPTAPQSVEQDTEQPAGWMDSLISDTVKGIVGTALNNIGLTSVVASDAAAAPPSPAIQTQVAAAVDQCGADDPSGDNNEGIAGTALNTTGLTSVVASDAAAPPPSAIQTHVAAAADQCGADDPSADNNYEDEDDGYDDEDCEDEE from the exons ATGGATTGCAGGGTCTTACAACTTGTGATTCAGTCAGCGCAAGGATTGAGAAACGTCAATCGTGTCACAACAATGAAGCCTTACGCGCTTGTTTCCATTCGCGACAACCACAATAACCTTTATTCCTCGGAGGAAAAAACACCGGAGGACGCAGAAGGTGGTTCAAACCCCACATGGAACTCCCCAGTTACGTTCAACCTCGACATCACCAAGGCCAAAGAGAGCAACCTTGAACTTGTTGTTAAGCTCATGTCACTCCGGACGGATCACTGGTTTAGGGACAAAGAAATCGGTGAAGTCCGTGTGTTCATCACAAAATTGCTGGAAGGTTTTGGTGGTGAAGCTAAAGCTGATGCAGTAGTAGCTGAAAAACAGATGAGTGCCAGTGTTATGACCACAGATGAAAAGCCCGAAGGAACACTAGTCTTTTCTTACAAGTTTGAGAGCGTGACCACTGTCCAGAAACCAGCAGGGCAGAGGCAGATCAATTCTCCAACTGCGCCGCAAAGTGTGGAGCAGGACACCGAACAACCTGCTGGGTGGATGGATTCGTTGATCTCCGATACGGTGAAAGGGATTGTGGGAACTGCGTTGAACAATATTGGATTGACAAGTGTGGTTGC CTCTGATGCTGCTGCAGCCCCGCCTTCGCCTGCTATTCAAACCCAAGTTGCTGCTGCTGTTGATCAGTGTGGTGCTGATGACCCGTCTGGGGATAATAATGAAGGGATTGCGGGAACTGCGTTGAACACTACCGGATTAACAAGTGTGGTTGCCTCTGATGCTGCGGCCCCGCCTCCGTCTGCTATTCAAACCcatgttgctgctgctgctgatcAGTGTGGTGCTGATGACCCGTCTGCGGATAATAAttatgaagatgaagatgatggttATGACGATGAAGATTGTGAAGATGAAGAATGA